A segment of the Allosaccharopolyspora coralli genome:
GTAGTCATCGCGCAAACTCGCGTGCGAGGCGCTCAGCAGCGGCCCGATCTCGGCGATCTTCTCCGACCGCAGAACCTGAACGGTGCGCAGCACGCGGTCGTTCTCGGTGACGACGTGCCGGACCAGCGGCAGGAGGTCCGGCGGGAGCCGATCGTCGAGCCGGTCCAGCTCGCCGACACCCACGTCGCGGAGCGCGTTCACGCCGAGCAACTCGGCGGCGCGTTCGCACCCCTCGCGACGTGCGCGATACCCGGACTCGCTGTGCGAGTGGCTTGCGCGCGTGTCGACGACGAGCAGTTCCAGGTCTTCGGACGCGGTATCGAACGGGATCTGTTCGGTGGCACCGGTGCGGACGTCGAAGAACAGTCCGTGCGCCGCGGTGCACGCCAGCGAGGCCGTCTGGTCGAGCACACCTGTCGGCGCACCGGCGAAGTCGTTCTCGGCGCGCTGGGCCCATCGCGCGATCTCCGGCAGCGAAGGGCCGTCCGGTCCGTCCTGCGGACGTCCGGCCACGTCGAGCAGGGCGAGCGCGACCGCGCACTCCACAGCGGCCGAGGACGACAGTCCGGCGCCGGTCGGCACCTCACTGCTGATGAGCACCTCGGCGCCGGGAACCGAGACTCCGGCTTCGCGCAGCGACCACGCCACGCCTGCAGGATAGGTCAGCCACCCTTCGACGAGACCGGGTGCGAGATCGTCGATCGCCAATGGGTCGCCGTGGTCGACGGTGCCGTTGCGCAGCGTCGCGATGCGGAGTGCACCGTCCGTTCTCGACCGCACCGCGACGGCGATGCGCATCGGCAGCGCGAACGGCAGCACGAACCCGTCGTTGTAGTCGGTGTGCTCGCCGATGAGGTTCACTCGCCCCGGCGCCGACCACACGGCGTCGGGCGGGCGACCGAACGTCTCGGTGAACGTGGCCTCCGCGGCGTCCGCGACGGTCACAGGGCGCGCACCAGGACGGCGTGCGCGATCGACGGGGACAGCCGAGTCGTGCCCTTGGCGCCGCGGACTTCGATCGGTGTCCCACTGCCCGAGACCGGTGCGATGTCGATCTCGTTTCCGGGGACCACGCCGACGTCCTTGAGGTCGGTCATGAGGTCCGGATCGAGCTGCACGTGTTCCGCGATTCGACACACCAGGGCACGGCCACCCCCACGACGGCCGATCTCGTCGACACGTTGTAGGTCCGCCTCGGCGGGCGGAGCCGGTTCCCCGACGCCGATCTCGTCCAGACCGGGGATCGGGTTACCGTACGGCGATGTCCGGGGGCTCCCGAGCAGGGTGACGAGCTTGCGTTCCACCGCCTCGCTCATCACGTGCTCCCAGCGGCACGCCTCGCTGTGCACGTGTTCCCACTCGAGGCCGATGATGTCGACGAGCAGGCGTTCGGCGAGCCGATGCTTGCGCATCACCCCGATCGCCCGGGCACGCCCGGCACCTGTCAGTTCCAGGTGCCGGTCCTCGGCCACAGCAAGCAGACCGTCGCGCTCCATCCGGGCGACGGTCTGACTGACCGTGGGTCCGCTCTGCTCGAGACGTTCGGCAATGCGGGCACGCAGCGGCACCACGCCTTCCTCTTCGAGCTCGTAGATGGTGCGCAGGTACATCTCGGTGGTATCGATGAGATCGTTCACGCCGTCTCCCCGTTGCAGTTCCCGACCCGATTTTAGTCCCCGGCGCCGACACGTGGTGAGCACGTGGTCCGCCGGACAGCACACGACGCCACGAGAGGTGAGCGATGGGCCCTGTGATCAGTACCGACGAGGCGCTGCGGCTGTTGTCGGGCGGGTCGCCCCCGGTGATGCTCGACGTCCGGTGGCGGCTGACGGGGCCGTCGGGGCGCGCGGACCATGAGGCCGGGCACCTGCCGGGTGCGGTGTTCGTGGACCTCGACAACGAGCTCGCCGATCCGGCCGGGTCCGGGGGTCGGCACCCGCTGCCCAATCCCACAGCGTTACAGGAGTCCCTGCGCGCTGCCGGGGTCTGCGCCGGACGCCCGGTGCTGGTCTACGACGCGGACAACGGCTCGGTCGCAGCCCGCGCCTGGTGGTTGTTGCGCTGGGCGGGGCACGAGCACGTGCGGGTCCTCGACGGTGGGTACGCGGCATGGGTGTCCGAGCAGCGTCCTGTCAGCACCGACCAGCCGTCGCCGGAGCGCGGCGACTTCGAGGTCGTGGGCGGGCACATGCCGGTCGTCGAACTCGACCGTGTCGGGAGTCTCGCTCGCGAGGGGACGCTCCTCGACGCGCGGGCGCCGGAGCGGTACCGGGGTGAGACGGAGCCGATCGACCCGCGTGCCGGGCATGTGCCCGGAGCGGTGAATGCGCCTTTCACCGGCCACATCGATGAGTACGGGCGTTGGCGCTCCCCCGAAGAGCTGGCGGATCGCTTCCGGGCGCTCGGTGTGGACGAGTCGAGGCCGGTCGCGGCGTACTGCGGTTCGGGTGTCACAGCGTGTTCGGTGCTGTTGGCATGGGAACAGGCCGGACTGTCGCGTGAGGGCGACCGGCCTGCGTTGTTCCCTGGCTCATGGTCGCAGTGGTCGTCCGATCCGGGACGTCCGGCGGCGACCGGCGCCGAACCGGGGTGACAGTGACGACGCGCGCCCTCGCAGCCATACGGCACGCCCCGGCGACCGGGTAGCGTCCGGGTATGGGTAACCAGTGCGCGGTGGTGTGGAGCGATGCCCTGCTCGGCTACAAGCTCGGTGACGACCATCCACTGCATCCGATTCGCCTCGACCTGACGATGCGGCTCGCACGGTCGCTCGGCGTCCTCGACGACGTCGACCTGATCCCGCCGCAGATCGCCTCCGACGAGGACCTGGAACGGGTGCACAGCCAGGAGTACCTCACGGCCGTGCGTGCGGCGCCCATGTCGGCGTGGGACGTCGGACATGGACTCGGTACACCGGACAACCCGATCTTCGACGAGATGCACGATGCGGCCGCGTTGATCGCCGGCGGATCACTGGCCGCGGCACGAGCGATCGTCGAGGGGCGCACCGCACGGGCGATCAACATCGCAGGCGGGCTGCACCACGCGATGCGGGACAACGCCGCCGGATTCTGCGTCTACAACGACTGTTCGGTCGCGATCGCGTGGATGCTGGAGCAGGGTGTCGAACGCGTCGCCTATGTGGACGTGGACGTGCATCACGGGGATGGGGTGCAAGCGGCGTTCTACGACGATCCGAGAGTGCTGACCGTGTCGATGCACCAGCATCCGATCACGCTGTGGCCGGGCACGGGCCATCCGACGGAGCTCGGTGCCCGCGGGGCCGAAGGCACCGCCGTCAACGTGCCGGTGCCGCCCGGTACCTCCGACGCGGGGTGGTTGCGGGCCTTCCACGCGGTCGTTCCTTCGGTGCTGGCGGAGTTCCGGCCGCAGGTGCTCGTCACCCAGTGCGGTGCTGACGCGCACCGGGAGGATCCGCTCGCGGATCTCGGCCTGTCGGTGGACGGCCAACGCGAGACCTACCGGGCATTGCGCGAGTTCGCCGATACCTACTCCGGTGGGAAGTGGCTGGCTCTCGGTGGTGGTGGTTATCAGTTGTTCCGTGTCGTCCCCCGCGCGTGGACACACCTGTTGGCGACCGTGCTGGATCGCGACCTCGATCCGGCCACAAGGATTCCGACGGACTGGATGGCTCACGCCCTCGGCGTGGCGGGTAACACCCCGCTGCCCACGACCATGACCGACGACGTCGACCCCTCGTTCACCGAGTGGGCGGGTGTCGCCGACTCGCCCGTGGACACGGCCATCCGCGACTGCAGGCATGCGGTGTTCCCGCTGCACGGTCTGGACCCGGCGGACCGTCGGGACTGAGCACGGACAGCGCCGCGGCCGGAGCCGATGACGCTCGCGATCGGCGACGGAGGCGGGGATCGGCGGCCAGGGGAGCCGGGACCGGAGGAGACGGGATGGATGTGACGGACACGTCGGGTACGGGTACACCGGGCTCGACCGACGCCGCCGGTGACGGTGCCGTCCAGTACCCCCGCCAATGGGAAGCCGA
Coding sequences within it:
- a CDS encoding sulfurtransferase, which codes for MGPVISTDEALRLLSGGSPPVMLDVRWRLTGPSGRADHEAGHLPGAVFVDLDNELADPAGSGGRHPLPNPTALQESLRAAGVCAGRPVLVYDADNGSVAARAWWLLRWAGHEHVRVLDGGYAAWVSEQRPVSTDQPSPERGDFEVVGGHMPVVELDRVGSLAREGTLLDARAPERYRGETEPIDPRAGHVPGAVNAPFTGHIDEYGRWRSPEELADRFRALGVDESRPVAAYCGSGVTACSVLLAWEQAGLSREGDRPALFPGSWSQWSSDPGRPAATGAEPG
- a CDS encoding acetoin utilization protein AcuC, encoding MGNQCAVVWSDALLGYKLGDDHPLHPIRLDLTMRLARSLGVLDDVDLIPPQIASDEDLERVHSQEYLTAVRAAPMSAWDVGHGLGTPDNPIFDEMHDAAALIAGGSLAAARAIVEGRTARAINIAGGLHHAMRDNAAGFCVYNDCSVAIAWMLEQGVERVAYVDVDVHHGDGVQAAFYDDPRVLTVSMHQHPITLWPGTGHPTELGARGAEGTAVNVPVPPGTSDAGWLRAFHAVVPSVLAEFRPQVLVTQCGADAHREDPLADLGLSVDGQRETYRALREFADTYSGGKWLALGGGGYQLFRVVPRAWTHLLATVLDRDLDPATRIPTDWMAHALGVAGNTPLPTTMTDDVDPSFTEWAGVADSPVDTAIRDCRHAVFPLHGLDPADRRD
- a CDS encoding metal-dependent transcriptional regulator; protein product: MNDLIDTTEMYLRTIYELEEEGVVPLRARIAERLEQSGPTVSQTVARMERDGLLAVAEDRHLELTGAGRARAIGVMRKHRLAERLLVDIIGLEWEHVHSEACRWEHVMSEAVERKLVTLLGSPRTSPYGNPIPGLDEIGVGEPAPPAEADLQRVDEIGRRGGGRALVCRIAEHVQLDPDLMTDLKDVGVVPGNEIDIAPVSGSGTPIEVRGAKGTTRLSPSIAHAVLVRAL
- the galK gene encoding galactokinase; amino-acid sequence: MTVADAAEATFTETFGRPPDAVWSAPGRVNLIGEHTDYNDGFVLPFALPMRIAVAVRSRTDGALRIATLRNGTVDHGDPLAIDDLAPGLVEGWLTYPAGVAWSLREAGVSVPGAEVLISSEVPTGAGLSSSAAVECAVALALLDVAGRPQDGPDGPSLPEIARWAQRAENDFAGAPTGVLDQTASLACTAAHGLFFDVRTGATEQIPFDTASEDLELLVVDTRASHSHSESGYRARREGCERAAELLGVNALRDVGVGELDRLDDRLPPDLLPLVRHVVTENDRVLRTVQVLRSEKIAEIGPLLSASHASLRDDYRVSSPELDVTVDAALAAGALGARMTGGGFGGSAIALVRTQDRSTVESAVDSAFAKHHFPSPRMFVGVPAAGAGRDR